From Arachis stenosperma cultivar V10309 chromosome 2, arast.V10309.gnm1.PFL2, whole genome shotgun sequence, one genomic window encodes:
- the LOC130960432 gene encoding uncharacterized protein LOC130960432, translated as MVETRRSSSQSSTKRTLSSPSPSNPNKRSKVSTNTTEDASSTTLPVAAAPPVNESGPGNDDLPETASLKAVDACSDDVLPETLSLKATPPSVPAAEGDDLVTPQSIGEDAVDGEKSSAAAALAAAAAAGRMKKRSVKSKSGPKTAWGKLLSQCSQIPHQPMCDPIFTIGQGRQCNLWLKDPTVGNILCKLSNIERGGSPVALLEITGGKGAVQVNGKTYRKNARLILSGGDEVVFGSSGKHAYIFQQLTNNNVATTGIPSPVSILEARSTPVNGMQVEARSGDPSAVAGASILASLSNLHKDLARLPPAAKAGKNVQQNTDASSLPSGNGDGVRDNEVKDTTNTDEQTGAVSAEKTVLASSAIGNENPSVDTMEVDANVDTDAGKMAAAATCELRPLLRMLAGSYPDFDLTSSITKILEERRELRELLKDVDTPAILASTRRQAFKESLQQRVLSADNIDVSFESFPYYLSDTTKTVLIASTYIHLKCNGFGKFASDLPSVSPRILLSGPAGSDIYQETLAKALAKHFGARLLIVDSLSLPGGTPSKEVDSAKESSKPERPSVLGKRSTHAASLKHSKPASSVDAEIVGGSTISSQAMLKQEVSTASSKGTTIKTGDRVKFVGNFPSAVSSIQTYSRGPSYGSRGKVMLAFEDNGSSKIGVRFDKSIPDGNDLGGLCEDDRGFFCSANHLLRVDGSGGDDVDKIAVQEIFEVVTSQSQNGAVVLFIKDIEKAMVGYTEMLKIKFESLPQNVVVIASHTQLDNRKEKTQPGGLLFTKFGSNQTALLDLAFPDNFGRLHDRSKETPKVMKQLGRLFPNRVTIQLPQDETLLSDWKQQLERDVETMKAQSNVVSIRTVLSRVGLECPDLETVCIKDQALTTESVEKIIGWAISYQLMHSSESLSKDSKLVLSAESINYGLNILHGIQNENKSLKKSLKDVVTENEFEKKLLGDVIPPTDIGVTFDDIGALENVKDTLKELVMLPLQRPELFCKGQLTKPCKGILLFGPPGTGKTMLAKAVATEAGANFINISMSSITSKWFGEGEKYVKAVFSLASKIAPSVIFVDEVDSMLGRRENPGEHEAMRKMKNEFMVNWDGLRTKDKERILVLAATNRPFDLDEAVIRRLPRRLMVNLPDAPNREKILKVILAKEDLASDVDLDALANMTDGYSGSDLKNLCVTAAHCPIREILEKEKKERSVAQAENKPLPRLCSSADIRPLKMEDFKYAHEQVCASVSSESNNMNELLQWNDLYGEGGSRKMRSLSYFM; from the exons ATGGTTGAAACTAGACGCAGTTCTTCCCAATCCTCAACCAAACGCACCCTCTCTTCGCCTTCTCCTTCTAACCCCAACAAACGATCAAAG GTTTCTACCAACACCACAGAGGATGCATCGTCCACGACACTTCCTGTTGCTGCTGCTCCTCCTGTGAACGAATCTGGACCCGGGAATGATGATCTACCCGAGACGGCGTCGTTGAAGGCCGTTGATGCTTGCAGCGATGATGTTTTGCCAGAAACTTTGTCGTTGAAGGCCACGCCTCCTTCTGTGCCGGCGGCAGAAGGGGATGATTTGGTGACGCCTCAGTCCATAG gTGAGGATGCGGTGGATGGAGAGAAATCAAGTGCTGCGGCGGCTTTGGCGGCGGCTGCTGCTGCCGGCCGAATGAAGAAGCGGTCAGTGAAATCGAAATCAGGACCTAAGACAGCATGGGGGAAGCTCCTTTCTCAGTGTTCTCAG ATTCCTCACCAGCCTATGTGTGATCCTATCTTCACCATTGGCCAAGGTCGTCAGTGCAATTTATGGCTTAAAGATCCAACTGTTGGCAATATTTTGTGCAAGTTGAGCAACATCGAG CGTGGAGGTTCACCTGTTGCATTACTGGAAATCACAGGAGGCAAAGGTGCTGTTCAAGTTAATGGTAAGACCTATCGCAAGAATGCACGCCTTATATTAAGTGGAGGTGATGAGGTGGTCTTCGGTTCTTCTGGCAAGCATGCTTAT ATCTTTCAGCAGCTCACAAATAATAATGTTGCTACCACTGGCATACCTTCTCCTGTGAGTATTTTAGAAGCTCGGAGTACTCCAGTGAATGGAATGCAAGTTGAAGCTAGATCTGGGGACCCTTCCGCTGTTGCTGGAGCATCAATATTAGCCTCATTATCTAATCTTCATAAAGATTTAGCTCGCCTTCCGCCTGCTGCTAAAGCTGGCAAGAATGTCCAACAAAACACGGATGCTTCATCACTACCTTCTGGCAATGGGGATGGTGTTCGAGACAATGAAGTGAAGGATACCACCAATACCGACGAGCAAACTGGAGCTGTTTCTGCTGAGAAAACTGTTCTTGCATCTTCTGCTATTGGTAATGAAAATCCTAGTGTTGACACCATGGAGGTTGATGCCAATGTGGATACAGATGCTGGGAAGATGGCTGCTGCTGCTACCTGTGAATTAAGGCCGTTGCTGCGCATGCTTGCTGGTTCATATCCTGATTTTGATCTAACTAGTAGCATTACAAAGATATTGGAGGAGCGAAGGGAATTAAGAGAACTTCTTAAAGATGTTGATACCCCAGCAATATTGGCATCAACCAGGCGGCAAGCTTTTAAGGAGAGTTTACAACAAAGAGTTCTTAGTGCTGACAATATTGATGTCTCATTTGAAAGTTTCCCATACTATCTAAG CGACACGACAAAGACCGTTTTGATTGCTTCGACATATATTCATTTGAAGTGTAATGGCTTTGGAAAATTTGCCTCAGACCTCCCCTCAGTGTCCCCACGGATATTGTTATCTGGACCTGCAG GTTCGGATATATATCAGGAGACTCTTGCCAAGGCACTTGCAAAGCATTTTGGTGCGAGGCTACTAATTGTTGATTCTCTTTCACTACCTGGT GGAACTCCATCAAAGGAAGTTGATTCTGCTAAAGAAAGTTCAAAGCCTGAACGACCATCTGTGTTGGGTAAGAGAAGTACACATGCTGCTTCTTTAAAACATAGTAAACCAGCTTCTAGTGTTGATGCTGAAATTGTGGGTGGATCCACAATAAGTTCTCAGGCTATGCTGAAGCAGGAGGTTTCTACTGCTTCATCAAAAGGCACTACTATTAAAACAG GTGATCGAGTAAAATTTGTTGGTAACTTCCCTTCTGCTGTCTCATCAATACAAACTTATTCAAG GGGACCAAGCTATGGCTCCCGCGGAAAAGTTATGCTTGCATTTGAAGATAATGGGTCTTCGAAGATTGGGGTTAGGTTTGATAAATCAATTCCTGATGGCAATGATCTTGGTGGTCTTTGTGAAGATGATCGCGGGTTCTTTTGTTCTG CAAATCATTTGTTGAGAGTAGATGGTTCAGGGGGCGATGACGTTGACAAGATTGCAGTTCAAGAAATCTTTGAG GTTGTTACCAGTCAGAGTCAAAACGGAGCAGTGGTGTTATTCATTAAAGACATAGAGAAGGCAATGGTTGGGTACACCGAGAtgttgaaaattaaatttgaaagcTTGCCACAGAATGTGGTGGTAATTGCCTCTCATACCCAGCTGGACAATCGAAAGGAGAAG ACACAACCTGGTGGCCTTCTATTTACGAAGTTTGGGAGCAATCAGACAGCACTACTAGATCTTGCTTTTCCG GATAATTTTGGTAGACTGCATGATAGGAGCAAAGAAACACCCAAAGTAATGAAGCAACTTGGTCGCCTCTTCCCAAACAGAGTGACTATACAGCTGCCTCAG GATGAGACCTTGCTTTCTGATTGGAAGCAGCAGCTAGAGCGTGATGTTGAGACTATGAAAGCTCAGTCTAATGTTGTCAGCATTCGCACG GTTCTCAGCAGAGTTGGATTGGAATGTCCTGACTTGGAGACTGTCTGCATCAAAGATCAAGCCCTAACAACCGAAA GTGTGGAAAAGATCATTGGTTGGGCAATAAGTTACCAGCTTATGCACTCATCTGAATCCTTATCCAAAGATTCTAAGCTTGTGCTGTCTGCAGAAAG CATTAATTATGGGCTGAACATTCTGCATGGCATTCAAAATGAAAACAAGAGCTTAAAGAAATCATTGAAG GATGTGGTTACCGAGAATGAATTTGAGAAAAAATTGCTTGGTGATGTTATTCCACCAACCGATATTGGGGTGACATTCGATGATATTGGAGCTTTGGAAAATGTGAAGGACACCTTGAAGGAATTGGtcatgcttcctcttcagaggCCGGAATTGTTTTGCAAAGGGCAGCTGACTAAG CCTTGCAAAGGAATATTGCTTTTTGGCCCCCCTGGCACAGGAAAAACTATGCTCGCAAAAGCTGTAGCAACCGAAGCTGGAGCGAATTTTATCAACATTTCAATGTCCAGCATTACTTCGAAG TGGTTTGGCGAAGGAGAAAAATATGTCAAAGCAGTCTTTTCACTGGCCAGCAAGATTGCTCCAAGTGTTATTTTCGTCGATGAG GTTGATAGTATGTTGGGAAGACGTGAAAATCCAGGTGAGCATGAGGCTATGCGTAAAATGAAGAATGAGTTTATGGTTAATTGGGATGGTCTGCGTACAAAGGATAAAGAACGCATACTTGTTCTCGCTGCTACGAATAGGCCATTTGATCTTGATGAAGCTGTTATTAGGAGGCTTCCACGAAG ATTGATGGTTAATTTGCCAGATGCTCCAAACAGAGAAAAAATTCTCAAAGTCATTTTAGCAAAGGAAGATTTAGCATCGGACGTTGATTTGGATGCGTTGGCAAATATGACTGATGGATATTCAGGGAGCGATCTAAAG AATCTTTGTGTCACAGCGGCTCACTGCCCAATAAGAGAGAtcttggagaaggagaagaag GAGAGAAGTGTAGCACAAGCTGAGAACAAACCTTTGCCGAGATTGTGTAGCAGTGCCGATATTCGACCCTTAAAGATGGAAGATTTTAAATATGCGCATGAGCAG GTGTGCGCGAGTGTGTCATCGGAATCAAACAATATGAATGAGCTCCTCCAATGGAATGACCTTTACGGAGAAGGCGGCTCGAGAAAAATGAGATCATTGAGCTATTTCATGTGA